The Dioscorea cayenensis subsp. rotundata cultivar TDr96_F1 chromosome 7, TDr96_F1_v2_PseudoChromosome.rev07_lg8_w22 25.fasta, whole genome shotgun sequence genome includes a region encoding these proteins:
- the LOC120265342 gene encoding probable leucine-rich repeat receptor-like protein kinase At2g28990 produces the protein MQQNQLSLCFFHLPSDTYQWISINCGAESYTLDTKNLINWEPDNEYIQTGMNKNVTQTYINITMQMKNLRYFPQNTSTPNCHSFITDDIGKYIIPASFYYGNYDGLMKPPTFDVSVNGFKWMTVVTSSSQDKPIVIEAIFKLDHD, from the exons ATGCAACAGAATCAGCTTTCCCTG TGTTTCTTTCATCTACCTTCAGATACGTATCAATGGATTAGCATTAACTGTGGAGCAGAATCATACACTTTGGACACTAAGAATCTGATCAATTGGGAGCCTGACAATGAATACATTCAGACAGGAATGAACAAGAATGTCACACAAACATACATAAACATCACCATGCAAATGAAAAACTTGAGATACTTCCCACAAAACACAAGCACTCCAAATTGTCACTCTTTCATCACCGATGATATTGGGAAGTATATTATACCGGCAAGCTTCTATTATGGCAACTATGATGGCCTAATGAAGCCACCAACCTTTGATGTATCAGTGAATGGATTCAAGTGGATGACAGTGGTGACTTCTTCAAGCCAAGATAAACCCATAGTCATCGAAGCCATCTTTAAACTTGATCATGATTAA